The following are encoded in a window of Actinomycetes bacterium genomic DNA:
- the rpoZ gene encoding DNA-directed RNA polymerase subunit omega: MSGVAPAPEGITNPPIDELLERTSSKYGLVIFAAKRARQINAYYSQLSEGLLEYVGPLVDTAPQEKPLSIALREINEGLLTHTAGEN, from the coding sequence GTGTCCGGAGTCGCACCTGCCCCCGAGGGCATCACCAACCCGCCGATCGATGAGCTGCTCGAGCGCACCAGCAGCAAGTACGGCCTGGTCATCTTCGCCGCCAAGCGCGCGCGCCAGATCAACGCCTACTACAGCCAGCTCTCCGAGGGCCTGCTGGAGTACGTCGGCCCGCTGGTCGACACCGCGCCGCAGGAGAAGCCCCTGTCGATCGCGCTGCGCGAGATCAACGAGGGTCTGCTGACCCACACCGCCGGCGAGAACTGA